Proteins found in one Kangiella sediminilitoris genomic segment:
- the folE gene encoding GTP cyclohydrolase I FolE — protein sequence MSDKLANLYKEVLVELGEDVSRNGILDTPTRAAKAMQFLTQGYEQDLNTVVNGAIFDSDNDSMVIVKNIELYSMCEHHMLPFIGKAHVGYLPTGKVIGLSKIARIVDMFARRLQIQENLTKQIAEAIQEVTGASGVGVIIEAKHMCMMMRGVEKQNSVMQSSTMLGQFRSSQNTRNEFLTLIEK from the coding sequence ATGTCCGATAAATTAGCAAATTTGTACAAAGAAGTGTTGGTAGAACTGGGTGAAGATGTTTCACGTAACGGAATTTTAGACACCCCAACACGTGCTGCTAAGGCCATGCAGTTTTTGACTCAAGGTTATGAGCAGGATTTAAACACAGTAGTAAATGGGGCGATTTTCGATTCTGATAACGACTCCATGGTTATCGTTAAAAACATTGAGCTTTACTCAATGTGTGAGCACCATATGCTACCATTCATCGGGAAAGCTCATGTCGGATATTTGCCGACAGGTAAAGTTATCGGCCTATCAAAGATTGCTCGTATCGTCGACATGTTTGCACGCCGCCTTCAGATTCAGGAAAACCTGACAAAACAGATAGCAGAAGCGATTCAAGAAGTGACCGGTGCATCTGGCGTTGGTGTTATTATCGAAGCCAAACATATGTGCATGATGATGCGTGGTGTAGAAAAGCAAAACTCAGTGATGCAGAGCTCGACAATGTTAGGGCAGTTCCGCTCATCTCAAAATACCCGTAACGAATTTTTGACTCTGATCGAGAAATAA
- the mnmD gene encoding tRNA (5-methylaminomethyl-2-thiouridine)(34)-methyltransferase MnmD, whose product MHNAFLGVKPAVIEWRRFNPEKHQWLIAERRHIDEANQQLAPYSPDFDDIYFNPENGIAESEHVFLQGNDLEQRFNDVHQDTNKKSFNIFETGFGTGLNFLLTAQLWQSTQNKPSNSELHFWSVEQFPISPDDLRTIYRVLGLESELTQSLIEQYPDALPGVHAIPVAPGITLHLVLLPLDKALREIAVPESFAFDAWFLDGFAPSKNPEMWAKGLLHFMALNSKKGSTLATFTVAAVLRKPLPHYGFRIQKRPGFGRKREMLTATFDDKELSPPKPTLADDYVIKHSKANKVAVIGAGLAGCATAYQLLQQGIEVHLFDKEATIGASATNMPSLVALPIMSIDHNAYSQLAFTGFEHLRSFIRQYPGLAKNHFAHQLSNKKYSQFHLEQYETTYSAQTWASSMYKFEPIAIGQTGVEGLKIPAIQVNGPEFCQVLIKELAEDNIHLNNKIQNPEQLDGFDHVIICSGYQLPKISLSQQLPQISPMRGQLTTLKTKLSHQTPVNHDGHLTHFDNKLVIGATFERSSDDTIRREDSLRNIEKVNKRFGLGIKEKDIATEHPGIRATSYDRFPFCGYLTRNQKQSIWVNYGYGARGLCFALLCGEVITNAILGNPSPLTKTLLSRITPRRTF is encoded by the coding sequence ATGCACAATGCTTTTCTTGGCGTAAAGCCAGCTGTTATAGAGTGGCGACGTTTCAACCCGGAAAAGCACCAATGGCTTATAGCTGAAAGGCGTCATATTGATGAAGCTAATCAACAATTGGCGCCCTACTCACCTGATTTTGATGATATCTACTTTAATCCCGAAAATGGTATCGCTGAAAGCGAACATGTCTTCCTGCAAGGTAACGATTTAGAACAACGTTTCAACGATGTTCATCAAGACACAAACAAAAAAAGTTTCAACATTTTCGAGACGGGCTTTGGTACCGGTTTAAACTTTTTACTTACCGCCCAACTATGGCAAAGCACGCAAAACAAACCGAGCAACTCAGAACTCCACTTCTGGTCGGTTGAACAGTTTCCTATCAGTCCCGATGATTTGAGAACTATCTATCGCGTGCTAGGACTTGAATCAGAGCTAACTCAGTCACTGATCGAACAATACCCAGACGCCCTTCCCGGTGTCCATGCCATACCTGTCGCACCCGGCATTACGTTACATCTTGTGTTACTGCCCCTGGATAAAGCATTAAGGGAGATTGCAGTACCTGAGAGCTTTGCTTTTGATGCATGGTTTCTTGATGGCTTTGCTCCTAGCAAGAATCCTGAGATGTGGGCCAAGGGCCTGTTACACTTTATGGCGCTTAACAGTAAAAAGGGCTCTACGTTAGCTACCTTTACAGTGGCGGCGGTACTTCGTAAGCCTCTGCCTCACTATGGGTTTCGGATACAAAAACGACCGGGGTTTGGCCGTAAGCGCGAAATGCTTACCGCTACCTTTGACGATAAAGAGCTTTCGCCTCCAAAACCAACGTTGGCGGATGACTATGTTATTAAGCATTCAAAGGCCAACAAGGTTGCAGTTATTGGTGCAGGGTTAGCTGGATGCGCTACTGCTTATCAACTGTTGCAGCAAGGTATCGAGGTCCACCTTTTTGATAAAGAAGCAACTATCGGCGCCAGCGCAACAAACATGCCGTCTCTGGTGGCTCTGCCCATCATGTCCATTGATCACAATGCATACAGCCAGCTGGCCTTTACAGGGTTTGAGCATTTACGGTCATTTATCCGTCAATACCCAGGACTTGCAAAAAACCACTTTGCCCACCAGCTAAGCAATAAAAAGTACTCCCAGTTTCATTTAGAACAATATGAAACAACCTACTCGGCTCAGACATGGGCTAGCAGTATGTATAAATTCGAGCCCATTGCAATTGGTCAGACTGGTGTAGAAGGTTTAAAAATTCCAGCAATACAGGTCAATGGTCCTGAGTTTTGTCAGGTACTCATTAAAGAACTAGCCGAAGACAATATTCATCTTAATAATAAGATTCAAAACCCGGAACAACTGGATGGTTTTGACCATGTAATTATATGCAGTGGATACCAACTTCCAAAAATATCCCTATCACAGCAGCTACCACAGATTTCCCCTATGAGAGGACAGCTAACCACACTAAAAACAAAGCTGAGTCATCAGACGCCGGTTAATCATGATGGTCACTTAACTCACTTCGATAACAAACTGGTCATCGGGGCGACGTTTGAGCGCAGCAGTGATGACACAATTCGACGCGAGGATTCGCTGCGTAATATCGAAAAGGTGAATAAACGCTTTGGACTGGGTATTAAGGAGAAAGACATCGCCACGGAGCATCCGGGAATTAGAGCAACAAGCTATGACCGTTTTCCTTTCTGTGGTTATCTGACCCGGAATCAAAAACAATCAATTTGGGTTAATTATGGGTACGGCGCAAGAGGCCTCTGCTTTGCCCTGCTATGTGGTGAGGTTATAACAAATGCAATATTGGGCAATCCATCACCCTTAACCAAAACCTTACTCAGCCGAATAACACCCCGACGTACTTTTTAA
- a CDS encoding DUF3820 family protein, whose amino-acid sequence MNQKLLLEAINQTMPFGKYKGRKLLELPEPYLVWFHKNGFPKGKLGEQLALMYEVKLNGLEGMLRPLLQNQPK is encoded by the coding sequence ATGAATCAAAAATTACTGCTCGAAGCCATAAATCAAACAATGCCCTTTGGTAAATACAAAGGTCGTAAACTTCTTGAACTGCCTGAGCCTTATCTCGTCTGGTTCCATAAAAATGGTTTCCCTAAAGGGAAACTAGGTGAACAGCTGGCTTTGATGTATGAAGTTAAGCTCAATGGCCTGGAAGGTATGCTAAGACCTTTATTACAAAATCAGCCTAAATGA
- a CDS encoding elongation factor P hydroxylase, which produces MLFEQPLKSSQSIAQEPCVFDFARNFNRHFKDYGTVLEPGADEPFYQASRQAGECSVIFSTQDYFSSALHELAHWCIAGEARRKHDDYGYWYEPDGRSKEQQSIFYQVEQKPQALEWAFSLAANIPFRISLDNLKADHIPREDVEYFRDSVYLQLNNYFANGFPTRAQRIISLLCCLYRHNQPIRLPQKLSCLI; this is translated from the coding sequence ATGTTATTTGAGCAGCCTTTAAAGAGTAGCCAATCCATTGCGCAGGAGCCTTGTGTCTTTGATTTTGCCAGAAACTTTAATCGGCATTTTAAAGATTATGGGACAGTATTAGAGCCCGGCGCTGATGAGCCCTTTTATCAGGCTTCTCGGCAAGCCGGCGAATGCTCTGTCATCTTCTCCACACAAGATTACTTTTCCAGCGCTTTGCATGAATTGGCTCACTGGTGTATCGCAGGGGAAGCACGTCGTAAGCATGACGATTATGGCTACTGGTACGAACCAGATGGACGAAGTAAGGAACAGCAATCAATATTCTACCAAGTTGAGCAGAAACCTCAGGCTTTAGAGTGGGCCTTTAGTCTCGCTGCCAATATTCCTTTTCGTATCAGTCTGGATAATCTTAAGGCTGATCATATTCCAAGAGAGGATGTTGAGTATTTTCGTGACAGTGTTTATCTTCAATTAAATAACTATTTTGCTAATGGTTTCCCAACCCGTGCGCAACGTATTATTTCGCTTTTGTGCTGTCTATATCGGCACAATCAACCTATTCGTTTACCTCAGAAATTATCATGTTTAATTTAG
- a CDS encoding ABC transporter permease: MTLPDIGYLELIITCVPVILVGLIFYSWKANSLELVVATLRMIGQLIAIGFVLVYLFKETATWLGLTVMAVMLTAAGWIAMRPLSDKSIFHIGHLALALLVGCGFMLAIVIFLVLDLSPWYQPRYVIPLAGMLLANTMNSLSLSGERFETEVKAEHSFEHARNKAFHTAMIPQINGLLAVGLVALPGMMTGQILSGVSPLIAVRYQIVIMVAILCSSAFSTAWYLQGRYRRELKSTSGCYSAE; the protein is encoded by the coding sequence GTGACCCTTCCTGATATTGGATACCTTGAGCTAATCATTACCTGCGTTCCTGTGATACTGGTTGGATTAATTTTTTATAGCTGGAAAGCAAACAGCCTGGAACTTGTGGTTGCTACTCTACGAATGATCGGTCAGCTGATTGCGATAGGCTTTGTTCTAGTCTACTTGTTCAAAGAAACTGCCACCTGGTTAGGCCTTACTGTCATGGCTGTCATGCTAACGGCTGCAGGCTGGATTGCAATGCGTCCATTGAGCGATAAAAGCATCTTTCACATAGGGCATCTGGCCCTGGCTCTTTTAGTCGGCTGTGGTTTCATGTTAGCGATTGTTATTTTTTTAGTGCTCGATTTATCCCCTTGGTATCAGCCGCGTTACGTTATACCCTTGGCGGGCATGTTATTGGCCAACACGATGAATAGTCTAAGCTTGTCAGGGGAGCGTTTTGAAACTGAAGTTAAAGCAGAGCATTCTTTTGAGCATGCCCGAAACAAAGCGTTTCATACAGCCATGATTCCCCAGATTAATGGACTGCTGGCGGTTGGTCTGGTTGCGTTGCCAGGAATGATGACGGGGCAGATTTTATCTGGAGTCAGTCCTCTGATAGCAGTGCGCTATCAAATCGTTATCATGGTTGCTATTTTGTGCTCATCAGCCTTTTCTACGGCATGGTACTTGCAGGGCCGATACAGGCGCGAATTAAAAAGTACGTCGGGGTGTTATTCGGCTGAGTAA
- a CDS encoding 4-phosphoerythronate dehydrogenase, with protein sequence MSNKHAPAPMWNIVADENMPLVEELFASIDGKPSQIKRLPGREITQSDLVDTDILLVRSVTKVNRKLLADTKVRFVGTATIGTDHIDLDYLASQGIQFSSAPGCNAQGVVEYVLTSIAYWAEQRQKDLSTVKVGIIGAGNVGSRVARTLQRLGINYVVNDPPLAEMHEQGDFVDLTQIGKCDVITCHVPLVKDGEHPTYHLISETFLKQLPDESLLINSSRGPVLDNKAALDIKRSGKAIDYILDVWEGEPDVNIELMDKTLVATPHIAGYSQEGKIRGTYQLYRAVHSWLQVDGDNQLQDFLPDSPKWQWNGLLKNLYQTLKPFYDLEADDSRMRTEKSDIKNQFDGLRKNYPQRLEFLDNL encoded by the coding sequence ATGAGTAATAAACACGCTCCAGCGCCAATGTGGAATATTGTTGCAGACGAAAATATGCCTCTAGTTGAGGAGCTTTTTGCAAGTATTGATGGGAAACCCTCTCAAATCAAACGCTTACCGGGTAGGGAAATTACCCAAAGTGACCTGGTCGATACTGACATATTACTGGTTCGTTCAGTGACTAAAGTAAACCGGAAGTTGCTGGCTGATACTAAGGTCCGGTTTGTTGGTACCGCCACCATTGGCACCGATCACATTGATTTAGACTATTTAGCATCGCAGGGTATCCAGTTTTCAAGTGCCCCGGGGTGTAATGCCCAGGGTGTTGTCGAGTATGTTCTGACCAGTATTGCTTACTGGGCCGAACAGCGTCAGAAAGATCTAAGCACAGTAAAGGTAGGTATTATTGGAGCTGGTAATGTGGGAAGTCGCGTTGCCAGAACTCTACAACGACTGGGTATCAACTATGTGGTTAATGACCCGCCACTGGCCGAAATGCATGAGCAGGGAGATTTCGTCGACCTTACGCAGATAGGCAAGTGCGATGTGATTACCTGTCATGTTCCTTTGGTCAAAGACGGTGAGCATCCTACTTATCATTTGATCAGTGAAACTTTCTTAAAGCAACTGCCTGATGAGAGTTTACTGATTAATAGCTCGAGAGGACCTGTGCTGGATAATAAAGCAGCGTTGGATATTAAACGCTCAGGAAAAGCTATTGATTATATTCTAGACGTGTGGGAAGGTGAGCCCGATGTTAACATTGAGCTAATGGACAAGACTTTGGTTGCTACGCCTCATATCGCAGGTTATTCGCAGGAGGGTAAAATCCGTGGCACTTATCAGTTATACAGAGCCGTGCATAGCTGGTTACAAGTCGATGGTGACAATCAGCTTCAGGACTTTTTGCCTGACTCTCCAAAGTGGCAATGGAATGGTTTATTAAAAAACTTATACCAAACTCTGAAACCATTTTATGATTTGGAAGCAGATGACAGTCGAATGAGAACGGAAAAGTCAGATATTAAAAATCAATTCGATGGATTAAGAAAAAACTATCCGCAACGACTCGAATTTTTGGACAACTTATAA
- a CDS encoding DEAD/DEAH box helicase: MSQQTVFTQLDTKLIKALDALSFKKPTDIQQEAIPFVLEGMDLMASAETGSGKTAAFLLPILDRLLAKKAPNSGTRVLILAPTRELARQIHKQALELTQFTGIQSGLITGGQSFREQRAAMRKNPEIIIGTPGRILDHSQQGATDFADLEYLVLDEADKMLDMGFSDDVIAISNYCSKKRQSLLFSATLQGAGIKHITNTLLKNPRSITLNTYEDAQANIHQSIILADDLEHKEKLVGQLLQNEKYRKAVVFCNTKTQVERLSGLLRYHKLKVGHIHGDIKQDTRNHIMVQFRDGKFDVLIASDVAARGLDVKDVDLVLNFDMAQSLEDYIHRIGRTGRAGAEGSAISLITHKDWNLMVTIQNKLGAKFEVRTVQNLVAKYQGPQKLKKSGKAAGKKKRKHAGKKGMTARDKKRLAKKQDKKQDKKTPNADVKPKKKFGGIKRSED; this comes from the coding sequence TTGAGCCAGCAAACCGTTTTCACACAACTCGACACCAAGCTAATTAAAGCCTTGGATGCGTTGAGCTTCAAAAAACCAACAGACATCCAGCAGGAAGCCATACCTTTTGTTCTTGAAGGTATGGATTTGATGGCAAGTGCAGAAACGGGATCCGGCAAAACGGCAGCTTTCTTGCTTCCAATTTTGGACAGGTTACTGGCAAAGAAAGCCCCCAATAGCGGAACCCGGGTACTGATCTTAGCTCCTACACGGGAACTAGCCCGTCAAATTCATAAGCAGGCATTGGAGCTGACGCAATTTACTGGCATTCAGTCGGGACTGATTACGGGAGGTCAAAGTTTTAGAGAGCAGCGAGCTGCAATGCGTAAAAATCCCGAAATTATTATTGGGACACCCGGCAGAATTCTTGACCACAGCCAGCAGGGAGCAACCGATTTTGCAGATCTGGAATACCTGGTGCTGGACGAAGCTGACAAAATGCTCGACATGGGGTTTAGTGACGATGTTATTGCCATCTCTAACTATTGCTCCAAAAAACGACAAAGCCTTCTTTTCTCAGCAACATTACAGGGTGCAGGAATTAAACATATTACCAATACCTTGCTGAAGAACCCTAGATCCATCACTCTCAATACTTACGAAGATGCACAGGCCAATATTCATCAGTCAATTATTCTGGCTGACGATTTAGAGCATAAAGAAAAACTTGTCGGTCAGCTATTACAAAACGAGAAGTATCGTAAAGCTGTCGTTTTCTGTAATACCAAGACCCAGGTCGAGCGTCTTAGTGGTTTACTCAGATACCATAAATTAAAAGTGGGACATATCCATGGTGACATCAAACAAGATACCCGCAACCATATTATGGTGCAGTTCCGAGATGGTAAGTTTGATGTGTTAATCGCTTCTGATGTCGCTGCGCGTGGCTTAGATGTAAAAGACGTTGACCTTGTGCTGAACTTTGACATGGCACAAAGCCTTGAAGACTATATTCACCGTATCGGCCGAACCGGTCGCGCCGGTGCTGAAGGATCAGCAATTTCACTGATTACCCACAAAGACTGGAACCTGATGGTTACGATACAGAATAAGCTGGGTGCAAAGTTCGAAGTCAGAACCGTACAAAATCTTGTTGCTAAATATCAAGGCCCCCAAAAGCTCAAAAAGAGTGGTAAAGCCGCGGGTAAGAAAAAACGCAAACACGCAGGAAAAAAAGGCATGACCGCCCGCGACAAAAAACGCCTCGCCAAAAAGCAAGATAAAAAACAGGACAAAAAGACACCAAATGCTGATGTAAAACCTAAGAAAAAGTTTGGCGGTATAAAAAGATCTGAAGACTAA
- a CDS encoding NAD(P)H-dependent oxidoreductase, translating into MGCRVLLYLVHPVLEKSWANQAMLEAVKDLDYVKVYDLYEEYPDFFIDVKREQKLLLEHNIIIFQHPFYWYSSPSLLKEWQDQVLSEGFAYGEGGYQLAGRYWLNAITAGAAKDSYAPHGFNNYSARELLRPFEQTADFCGMSFVEPFIMYDSETLSHSACEKEAIRYRDYIKQLVESVYRRENGTSQPDSLEGA; encoded by the coding sequence ATGGGCTGCAGAGTTCTACTATATTTAGTTCATCCAGTATTAGAAAAGTCTTGGGCTAATCAGGCAATGCTTGAGGCGGTAAAAGATCTTGATTATGTCAAAGTATATGACTTATACGAAGAGTACCCTGATTTTTTTATTGATGTTAAGCGAGAGCAGAAACTTCTACTCGAGCACAATATAATTATTTTTCAGCATCCCTTTTATTGGTATAGCTCACCATCATTGTTAAAAGAGTGGCAAGATCAGGTGCTCTCAGAGGGCTTTGCCTATGGCGAGGGGGGGTATCAGTTAGCAGGACGATACTGGTTAAATGCAATTACTGCAGGCGCTGCTAAAGATAGTTATGCCCCACACGGTTTTAATAACTATTCTGCCAGAGAGTTATTACGTCCTTTTGAACAGACTGCAGACTTTTGCGGAATGTCGTTCGTCGAACCCTTCATTATGTATGATTCCGAAACCCTCAGTCATAGTGCTTGTGAAAAAGAGGCAATTCGCTATAGAGACTACATAAAGCAGTTGGTAGAGTCGGTCTATAGAAGAGAGAATGGCACTTCCCAACCTGATTCATTAGAGGGAGCTTAA
- a CDS encoding ATP-NAD kinase family protein, which yields MFNLGFIINPFAGIGGKVGLKGSDGQDIRAEAFARGAKPQAVERARVALKPLVPYREHIHMLTASGDMGENLLRDMGFSFEVVHQSEAPSSSDDTIRAAQIMTGLADNEKQIEVLMFAGGDGTARNIFEAVDGMVPVLGIPAGVKIHSGVYAVTPHAAGLVIEKMINQELVSLLETSVMDIDEEAFRKGVVRAKQYGEMQVPAEHRYVQATKSGGKEVEELVLQDIADYIIENMEDDYYYLIGSGSTCAFVMESLGLENTLLGIDCVHQGAVIESDMTESDILKLLKEHPKRVKVIITVIGGQGHIIGRGNQQLSSEVLSFLTKDDITIIATKTKLKELEGRPLIVDSDNPRVNQHFAGVIKVITGYQDFVLYPVGIEQ from the coding sequence ATGTTTAATTTAGGTTTTATTATCAATCCATTTGCTGGCATCGGTGGAAAGGTTGGACTAAAAGGTAGTGATGGTCAGGATATTCGTGCTGAAGCATTTGCCCGGGGTGCGAAACCTCAGGCTGTTGAGCGAGCCAGAGTGGCTCTAAAGCCTTTGGTCCCATACCGTGAGCATATTCATATGCTTACCGCATCGGGTGATATGGGAGAAAATCTGTTAAGGGATATGGGATTTTCGTTTGAGGTCGTGCACCAAAGCGAAGCTCCTTCCTCTTCTGACGATACCATCCGTGCGGCGCAGATCATGACAGGGCTTGCTGACAATGAAAAACAGATTGAAGTTTTAATGTTTGCAGGCGGTGATGGAACCGCAAGAAACATTTTTGAAGCCGTCGATGGGATGGTTCCAGTCCTGGGTATACCGGCCGGAGTGAAAATTCATTCAGGCGTTTATGCTGTGACCCCACACGCAGCCGGTCTGGTAATTGAGAAAATGATAAATCAGGAGCTTGTTAGCTTGCTGGAAACCTCAGTAATGGATATTGACGAGGAAGCGTTTAGAAAAGGTGTGGTTCGTGCCAAGCAATATGGAGAAATGCAGGTTCCGGCCGAACATCGATATGTACAGGCCACCAAATCTGGAGGTAAGGAAGTCGAAGAGTTGGTTTTACAGGACATCGCTGATTACATTATCGAAAACATGGAAGATGACTACTATTACCTCATTGGTTCAGGTTCAACGTGCGCCTTTGTGATGGAGTCTTTGGGGTTAGAGAATACCTTGTTAGGAATTGATTGCGTTCATCAAGGAGCTGTAATTGAAAGCGATATGACAGAGTCGGATATTCTTAAGTTACTTAAAGAACATCCTAAGCGAGTAAAAGTCATTATTACAGTGATAGGTGGCCAGGGGCACATCATTGGTCGTGGCAATCAGCAGCTTAGCTCGGAAGTCCTGTCGTTTTTAACCAAAGATGATATCACTATCATTGCTACAAAAACTAAGTTGAAAGAGTTGGAAGGGCGTCCCCTTATCGTCGACAGCGATAACCCCAGGGTCAATCAGCACTTTGCAGGGGTTATAAAGGTTATCACTGGTTATCAGGATTTTGTGCTGTACCCAGTTGGCATCGAGCAGTAG
- a CDS encoding monovalent cation:proton antiporter-2 (CPA2) family protein, protein MEESTLLHQVFVFLFAAVVGVPIAKHIGLGSVLGYLIAGILIGPFALGLVGQDVKDIMHFAEFGVVMMLFLIGLELQPKKLWKLRMPILGLGGLQVILSTILITAIAYLFELSWQMSLAIGLILALSSTAIVLQTLSEKDLLRTDAGKSAFSVLLFQDIAVIPMLTLMPLLATLPVETTTAIGHVELEAWQQAALVFVVISGIIIIGRYLVRPLFNWIARTGLREIFIATSLLLVITITIAMQMVGLSPALGAFLAGVVLAESEYRHELEVGLVTFKSLLLGLFFITVGASINLEILMQSPGLIALLLVILIVVKIAVLMLLAKQFKMSLIENMLFSFALAQGGEFAFVLFSFASLNGVLSNEIISILTVVVALSMALTPLLLIFCEKLIIPRLSYEKEKRTYDHVDDGETPVIVAGYGRFGQIVSRILRSQGFDTTLLEYDAVQIDLVKRFGTKAYYGDVTNEEVLRVAGADAAKMIVIAVGNQEKTLKVIELCRKHFPHLKIFSRAKGRREAYEQKKAGANFVMRETLGSAVILGREALVALGYRKYQAHRTATAFYHYDSQHLEELADLWGDDKQYVMEAAERAEMLEAVLKADQADSSAMSRSWSSPVSLDDDEETKNNSDKSEQSKGTTET, encoded by the coding sequence ATGGAAGAGTCCACCTTACTTCACCAGGTCTTTGTCTTTTTATTTGCTGCAGTTGTGGGTGTACCGATTGCGAAGCATATAGGACTAGGCTCGGTACTTGGCTATTTAATTGCTGGGATCCTTATTGGACCATTTGCCCTGGGGCTGGTAGGACAGGATGTAAAAGATATCATGCACTTTGCAGAGTTTGGCGTGGTCATGATGCTGTTCTTAATTGGTCTGGAATTACAGCCTAAAAAGCTCTGGAAGCTTCGAATGCCCATACTTGGCCTGGGCGGACTTCAGGTCATACTCTCGACTATATTGATCACCGCTATTGCTTACCTTTTCGAGCTTTCATGGCAAATGTCACTGGCCATTGGTTTGATATTGGCTTTATCTTCAACGGCAATTGTTTTACAGACCTTATCTGAAAAAGATCTATTAAGAACCGATGCGGGTAAGTCAGCATTTTCTGTATTGCTGTTTCAGGATATTGCAGTAATTCCAATGCTGACTTTGATGCCTTTATTAGCCACCTTGCCTGTTGAAACGACAACTGCCATTGGCCATGTAGAACTGGAGGCCTGGCAACAGGCCGCTTTAGTCTTCGTTGTTATCAGCGGAATCATTATCATTGGACGCTACTTGGTTCGTCCTTTATTTAACTGGATTGCGCGCACAGGGTTAAGAGAAATCTTTATCGCAACCTCTTTGCTGTTGGTCATAACGATTACCATTGCAATGCAGATGGTAGGCCTGTCACCAGCTCTTGGTGCATTCTTGGCAGGGGTTGTTTTAGCCGAGAGTGAGTATCGTCATGAGTTAGAAGTAGGGTTGGTAACCTTCAAGAGTTTGTTACTCGGTCTATTTTTCATCACTGTCGGTGCCAGCATTAACTTAGAGATCCTAATGCAGTCACCGGGTCTTATTGCATTGCTTCTAGTCATTCTTATCGTAGTTAAAATTGCCGTACTGATGTTGCTGGCCAAACAGTTTAAAATGTCTTTGATTGAGAATATGCTGTTCTCATTTGCTCTTGCTCAGGGCGGTGAATTTGCCTTTGTATTATTTTCTTTTGCATCGCTAAACGGTGTTTTGAGTAATGAGATAATTTCTATATTAACGGTAGTCGTCGCTCTTTCTATGGCTCTCACTCCTCTACTGTTAATTTTCTGCGAGAAGCTAATCATCCCAAGGTTATCTTACGAAAAAGAAAAACGCACATATGATCACGTCGATGATGGTGAAACACCAGTTATAGTTGCTGGCTATGGTCGTTTCGGACAAATCGTTTCGAGGATACTTCGTTCGCAGGGCTTTGATACGACTCTGCTGGAGTATGATGCCGTACAGATTGATCTGGTTAAACGGTTTGGAACCAAAGCCTACTACGGCGATGTAACCAACGAGGAAGTGCTCAGGGTCGCTGGAGCAGACGCGGCAAAAATGATAGTGATTGCGGTAGGCAATCAGGAAAAAACACTGAAAGTCATTGAGTTGTGTCGAAAACATTTTCCTCACCTTAAGATATTTTCACGGGCAAAAGGCCGCCGGGAGGCTTATGAACAGAAGAAGGCCGGTGCCAATTTTGTCATGCGTGAGACTCTTGGTTCTGCGGTAATTTTAGGCCGAGAGGCTCTTGTTGCGCTTGGTTACCGTAAGTACCAGGCACATCGTACTGCTACTGCCTTTTATCATTATGACTCTCAACATCTAGAAGAGTTAGCCGATTTATGGGGTGATGATAAACAGTATGTTATGGAGGCGGCAGAGCGGGCTGAAATGCTGGAAGCTGTATTAAAGGCAGATCAGGCAGACAGTTCAGCAATGAGTCGCTCCTGGAGCTCACCCGTCTCTTTGGACGATGATGAAGAGACTAAAAATAATTCTGATAAAAGTGAACAAAGTAAAGGGACTACAGAAACGTGA